The Metabacillus schmidteae genome includes a region encoding these proteins:
- a CDS encoding DUF2922 domain-containing protein: MAQTLELQFLNTEGKTVKLNVDSPIDPVDPAAINAAMDDILAGNIFFTTGGDFVSKKGARIVERNVTDIELV, encoded by the coding sequence ATGGCACAAACTTTAGAACTTCAATTTTTAAACACTGAAGGAAAAACAGTCAAACTTAACGTTGATTCTCCTATCGATCCTGTTGATCCAGCTGCAATCAATGCGGCAATGGATGACATTTTAGCGGGCAACATCTTCTTCACTACAGGAGGCGATTTTGTATCTAAAAAAGGAGCGCGAATCGTTGAGCGTAATGTAACCGATATTGAACTTGTTTAA
- a CDS encoding DUF1659 domain-containing protein yields MASQVIIDSQLSLVFDMGTDENGKDILKRKNYNNVKTTATPDELLQVAQALASLQTETLSVIERNDSNQITL; encoded by the coding sequence ATGGCAAGCCAAGTCATTATTGATTCCCAATTAAGTCTAGTGTTCGATATGGGCACGGACGAGAATGGCAAGGACATTTTAAAGCGCAAAAATTACAACAATGTGAAAACAACAGCAACACCTGATGAATTGCTTCAGGTTGCTCAAGCCCTTGCAAGCTTACAAACTGAAACACTTTCAGTTATCGAGCGAAACGACTCAAATCAAATCACTCTTTAA
- a CDS encoding CBS domain-containing protein: protein MSINTQQASSDLAERFEVAFNQIHHVLKQLNPYEHNDAFMKLLSDASRKHTYIQSFYGDLKQFAKLRNALVHERRQTNTYIATPHEKVVKQIEQISSYLSAPPKVLKIATKTVVYLHSNDSLEYVIKMMNSSSYNQFPIYENEKFSFLLTEGGLTSWLASHIKDGRIDLNQSTARDLKRFEDDHNVSFISKHKNILELEDLFEEYFQKQLKLEAVIVTENGSPYEKPLGIITSWDLIEIDLLHNE, encoded by the coding sequence ATGAGTATCAACACACAGCAGGCTAGTTCAGATCTTGCTGAACGCTTTGAGGTTGCTTTTAATCAAATTCATCATGTATTAAAGCAGCTAAATCCTTATGAACATAATGATGCATTTATGAAGCTGCTTTCAGACGCTAGTCGAAAACATACGTATATTCAATCATTTTATGGAGATTTGAAGCAATTTGCCAAGCTCCGAAATGCACTTGTTCATGAAAGAAGACAAACAAATACATATATTGCCACACCGCATGAAAAGGTCGTGAAGCAGATTGAACAAATTTCGAGCTATCTGTCAGCTCCACCAAAGGTACTGAAGATCGCGACGAAAACAGTTGTTTACCTGCATTCAAATGACTCGCTTGAATATGTGATTAAAATGATGAATTCTTCCTCATATAATCAATTTCCAATTTATGAAAACGAAAAGTTTTCGTTTCTTTTAACAGAAGGAGGATTAACAAGCTGGCTTGCCTCACATATCAAAGACGGACGAATTGACCTAAATCAGTCAACTGCCAGGGATTTAAAGAGATTTGAGGATGATCACAACGTTTCCTTCATTAGCAAACACAAAAATATTCTAGAACTGGAAGACCTTTTCGAAGAATATTTTCAAAAACAGCTAAAACTTGAAGCTGTCATTGTAACTGAAAACGGCTCACCATATGAAAAACCTCTAGGTATTATTACATCATGGGACTTAATTGAAATTGATTTACTTCATAATGAATAG
- a CDS encoding PAS domain-containing protein, which yields MFLLKSKWLLISLFVAVEILTLIADFFFLINHVALSVLHITISLITVVFILVLVYGMNKTTKELTHSNNRLKYIFDSIDVAIWSHDLKKDNLLITPGIEKLYGYSLDEFYRDQLLKLFYRRIRR from the coding sequence ATGTTTTTGTTAAAATCAAAATGGTTGTTGATTAGCTTATTTGTCGCAGTTGAGATACTGACTCTAATAGCAGATTTTTTCTTTCTTATTAATCATGTAGCTTTATCTGTATTACATATTACCATCTCCCTAATTACAGTTGTTTTTATTTTAGTTCTTGTTTATGGTATGAACAAAACGACGAAGGAACTAACACATAGTAATAACCGGTTAAAGTATATTTTTGATTCAATAGATGTTGCGATATGGTCACATGATTTAAAAAAAGATAATTTATTAATTACGCCCGGTATTGAAAAGTTATATGGGTACTCCTTGGATGAATTTTATCGTGATCAGCTTTTAAAGTTGTTCTACCGGAGGATCAGAAGGTGA
- a CDS encoding ABC transporter ATP-binding protein, with product MSTQIKNVEKSFGSFKALHQINLEIKNGEFVAILGPSGCGKTTLLRLLAGFDSPTAGEVLMKNEVIADATFFLPPEKRNIGMVFQSFALWPHMNVRDHIRFPLKHHQFLSEDLKKSMDHRVDEVLKMVDMHHLGERMPSELSGGQKQRVALARAIAPKPALLLMDEPLSSLDAELRMSMRREIQQLHHVTKASIVYVTHDQGEALAMADKIVVMNKGHIEQVGTPKEIYSSPTSPFVASFVGKANIIQGKWEGTAFYPLHQQSIKWDGTSVTPELRGRNIFPARPEQLSISFSDDGVRGIIKNIQYQGKEIHYTVAIENEQWVIHQDIFATFSIGDEVSVTLKDLQYRENKEERKKLNYV from the coding sequence ATGAGCACTCAAATTAAAAATGTAGAAAAAAGCTTCGGTTCGTTTAAAGCCTTGCATCAAATCAACCTTGAAATAAAAAACGGAGAATTTGTGGCGATTCTTGGTCCATCAGGCTGTGGGAAAACAACTTTACTTCGATTACTAGCTGGTTTTGATTCTCCAACAGCAGGGGAAGTTTTAATGAAAAATGAAGTCATTGCTGATGCAACATTTTTCCTGCCTCCTGAAAAGCGTAATATTGGAATGGTGTTTCAATCTTTTGCCTTATGGCCGCATATGAATGTAAGGGATCATATTCGTTTTCCTTTAAAGCATCATCAATTCTTAAGTGAAGATCTAAAAAAGAGCATGGATCATAGAGTGGACGAAGTGTTAAAAATGGTCGATATGCATCATCTTGGAGAAAGAATGCCAAGCGAGCTTTCAGGAGGGCAAAAACAAAGGGTTGCTCTGGCACGTGCGATTGCTCCTAAACCTGCTTTATTGTTAATGGACGAGCCGCTCAGCAGCTTAGATGCTGAGTTGCGCATGTCAATGCGGAGGGAAATTCAGCAACTGCACCATGTAACAAAGGCTTCGATTGTTTATGTTACTCATGATCAAGGTGAAGCCCTGGCAATGGCGGATAAAATTGTGGTGATGAATAAAGGACATATAGAACAAGTGGGCACTCCTAAGGAAATTTACAGCTCGCCAACATCACCATTTGTTGCTTCCTTTGTGGGAAAAGCCAATATAATCCAAGGTAAATGGGAAGGTACAGCATTTTATCCCCTTCATCAGCAGTCAATAAAATGGGATGGAACTTCGGTCACACCAGAATTAAGAGGAAGAAACATATTTCCGGCTCGTCCTGAACAACTATCAATCTCATTTAGTGATGATGGTGTAAGAGGGATCATCAAAAATATACAATATCAAGGTAAAGAGATTCACTACACGGTTGCGATAGAAAATGAGCAGTGGGTGATCCATCAGGATATTTTTGCGACGTTTTCCATCGGTGATGAAGTATCCGTTACATTAAAGGACCTGCAATATAGAGAAAATAAAGAGGAGAGAAAAAAACTTAATTATGTATAA
- a CDS encoding YvrJ family protein produces the protein MDQWLSVISEVGFPIVVTLYLLNRIESKLDTLNQSIQMLPTQLGKN, from the coding sequence ATGGATCAATGGTTATCTGTCATCAGTGAGGTTGGCTTCCCTATTGTGGTGACACTTTATTTACTTAATAGGATTGAAAGCAAGCTTGATACATTAAATCAATCCATTCAAATGCTACCAACACAGTTAGGGAAAAACTAA
- a CDS encoding alanine/glycine:cation symporter family protein — MNLIESVVGGMNTLLWSYVLIIMLIGLGLYFTFRTKFVQFRLFGEMVRLLGEGAKADKKGVSSFQAFCISTASRVGTGNLAGVAIAITTGGPGAVFWMWLIALIGSASAFVESTLAQIYKVKDGDTFRGGPAYYMEKALNARWMGITFAVLITITFGLAFNSVQANTITSAFHSSFGISKGLIAVVLSVITAIIIFGGIKRIARVSEVIVPIMAGAYILIALFIMIMNITEIPSVFALIFESAFGLKEAAGGALGAAMMNGIKRGLFSNEAGMGSAPNAAATADVSHPVKQGLIQSLGVFVDTLIICSSTAFIILLSGLYTSPESDGIVLTQQALETSMGSWAGIFLAIIVLMFAFSSIVGNYYYGESNIEFINNNKLFLTIYRIAVVAMVAFGSLASLSFVWSLADLFMGLMAVINLIAITLLGKIAFSALSDYTKQRAAGKNPTFTQDSIEGLKNVEAWGKASEDR; from the coding sequence ATGAACCTGATAGAGAGTGTTGTTGGCGGGATGAATACGTTATTGTGGTCTTATGTATTAATTATTATGTTAATAGGGTTAGGGCTATATTTTACGTTTAGAACAAAGTTTGTTCAATTTCGCTTGTTTGGTGAAATGGTTCGTTTATTAGGGGAAGGGGCAAAGGCTGATAAAAAGGGTGTGTCGTCCTTCCAGGCGTTTTGTATTAGTACAGCTTCCCGTGTTGGTACAGGGAACTTAGCCGGGGTTGCTATTGCAATTACAACCGGTGGACCTGGAGCGGTATTTTGGATGTGGCTTATCGCACTTATTGGTTCAGCCTCTGCGTTTGTTGAAAGTACATTAGCACAAATTTACAAAGTAAAAGATGGTGACACGTTCCGTGGTGGTCCAGCTTACTATATGGAAAAAGCATTAAATGCCCGTTGGATGGGTATTACATTTGCTGTGTTAATCACTATTACCTTCGGATTAGCCTTTAACTCTGTTCAAGCCAATACGATCACGAGTGCTTTTCACTCATCATTTGGTATTAGTAAAGGGTTAATTGCGGTTGTTTTATCCGTCATTACTGCCATTATTATTTTCGGTGGAATCAAAAGAATTGCAAGAGTATCAGAAGTTATTGTGCCGATCATGGCAGGAGCTTATATTTTAATTGCTCTTTTTATCATGATTATGAATATTACAGAAATCCCTAGTGTGTTCGCCTTAATCTTCGAAAGTGCCTTTGGACTGAAGGAAGCTGCTGGTGGCGCATTAGGTGCCGCGATGATGAATGGAATTAAACGTGGGTTGTTCTCAAATGAAGCTGGTATGGGTAGTGCACCAAACGCTGCTGCTACAGCTGATGTTAGTCACCCTGTTAAACAAGGTCTAATCCAATCTCTTGGTGTATTCGTTGATACACTTATCATTTGCAGCTCAACTGCGTTTATCATTTTGTTAAGCGGTCTATACACTTCACCTGAATCTGACGGTATTGTGTTAACCCAACAAGCTCTTGAAACATCAATGGGATCATGGGCAGGCATTTTCCTGGCGATCATCGTTCTCATGTTTGCTTTCAGTTCGATTGTAGGGAACTATTATTACGGTGAATCGAATATTGAATTTATCAACAACAATAAGCTCTTCCTTACTATTTATCGTATTGCCGTCGTAGCAATGGTTGCATTCGGTTCATTAGCTTCTTTAAGCTTTGTTTGGAGCTTAGCCGACTTGTTCATGGGACTAATGGCCGTTATCAACCTGATCGCTATTACACTACTCGGTAAAATTGCCTTCTCTGCTCTATCAGACTATACGAAGCAACGTGCAGCTGGTAAGAATCCTACCTTTACTCAGGATTCAATTGAAGGATTAAAAAATGTTGAGGCGTGGGGTAAAGCTTCAGAAGATCGTTAA
- a CDS encoding ABC transporter permease, with amino-acid sequence MLQGVASRIQNQNKWWFLIGVLFVVIFFVVPICRLVYLSFTSESGVTLSNYTSVLQDRSTWKTIENTLYVVVGSSIIAIVLGIVAAWVVAYSNIRQKKLIQLFIFLPFIIPSYITTLAWTQFMSKNGFFANLLSLLPGSVEPMDMYSLQGIIIVMGLSHYPLVYLLTVGVLRKIPRDLEYAARISGSSKWQSFRKITLPLALPGIASGGFLAFIASLDNFGIPAFLGIPGNIRVLSTYIYEQIVGLGPNAFERAATLSVILGIMALTGTFIQWLLLKKSKNIETDVEDKEPRFHFSKGKRLTIELLLWSFLLLTTMVPLISMLSASLIKAYGLPFAPENISLKNYQFVLLENQKAITSLKNSANLAFITTVFCLVIGTGIAYVRTKKPSFITRGLEMIIGIPYALPGTVLALAMIFAWMEPIPGWNPGIYGTITILLIAYVTRFLILQVRGSITAFMQVDPSIEEAARVSGSNGFYKWKQILLPLIIPGVISGALLVFLTALTELTVSSLLWSSGTETIGLVIFNFEQAGYSTYSTAFSSIVVLFILLAFIVLAILQKLWDRRVLHHHEHSN; translated from the coding sequence ATGTTGCAAGGTGTTGCAAGTCGTATTCAAAACCAAAATAAATGGTGGTTTTTGATTGGTGTCTTATTCGTCGTCATCTTTTTTGTTGTGCCTATATGCAGGCTGGTCTATTTAAGTTTTACATCTGAAAGTGGTGTAACCTTAAGTAACTATACATCTGTTCTTCAAGATCGTTCAACCTGGAAAACGATTGAAAATACGTTATATGTTGTTGTCGGTTCGTCGATTATCGCAATCGTCTTGGGGATTGTTGCAGCCTGGGTTGTGGCGTACTCGAATATCAGGCAAAAAAAACTGATTCAATTATTTATTTTTTTACCCTTTATTATTCCGTCCTACATCACGACATTAGCGTGGACTCAGTTCATGAGCAAAAATGGATTTTTCGCTAATCTATTAAGTTTGCTGCCGGGGTCAGTGGAGCCAATGGATATGTATAGCTTACAAGGAATCATTATTGTTATGGGATTATCACATTATCCACTTGTTTATTTATTAACGGTAGGTGTTCTGAGGAAAATTCCCCGTGATCTTGAATATGCGGCAAGGATTTCAGGATCAAGCAAGTGGCAGTCTTTCAGAAAAATCACCCTTCCCCTTGCATTACCCGGTATTGCAAGTGGAGGGTTTCTGGCCTTTATTGCAAGCTTAGATAATTTTGGCATTCCTGCGTTTCTTGGAATACCAGGTAATATAAGAGTGCTTAGCACATATATCTATGAGCAAATCGTAGGGCTGGGGCCAAATGCATTTGAAAGAGCAGCAACTTTATCTGTCATTTTAGGAATCATGGCATTAACAGGTACATTTATTCAGTGGCTGCTGTTGAAGAAGTCAAAAAATATTGAAACCGACGTTGAGGATAAAGAACCGAGATTTCACTTTTCTAAAGGAAAGCGCCTTACGATTGAACTGCTTTTATGGAGCTTTTTGTTGCTAACAACAATGGTACCGCTTATTTCAATGCTTTCTGCATCATTGATTAAAGCGTATGGTTTGCCGTTTGCACCGGAAAATATTAGTTTGAAAAACTATCAATTTGTGTTGCTTGAAAATCAAAAAGCGATCACTTCCTTGAAGAACAGTGCTAATTTAGCCTTCATTACTACTGTCTTTTGCTTGGTCATAGGGACGGGGATTGCTTATGTTCGAACAAAAAAACCTTCTTTTATAACAAGAGGGTTAGAGATGATCATTGGAATTCCTTATGCATTACCTGGTACTGTTTTAGCTTTAGCGATGATTTTTGCGTGGATGGAACCGATTCCTGGCTGGAATCCCGGGATATACGGAACAATTACGATTCTATTAATCGCCTATGTGACCCGTTTTTTAATTTTACAGGTCAGGGGAAGCATTACAGCGTTTATGCAGGTGGATCCTTCGATTGAGGAAGCGGCCAGGGTGAGCGGTTCTAATGGATTTTATAAGTGGAAGCAAATTCTGCTGCCATTGATTATCCCAGGTGTCATCAGCGGTGCGTTACTCGTCTTTTTAACGGCGCTAACAGAGCTAACCGTTTCCTCACTCCTATGGTCTAGTGGAACGGAAACGATTGGACTTGTTATTTTCAATTTTGAACAAGCAGGCTATTCAACTTATTCGACAGCCTTCTCAAGTATCGTTGTTTTATTCATTTTGCTAGCCTTTATAGTGTTAGCGATTTTGCAAAAGCTATGGGATAGGAGGGTGTTGCATCATCATGAGCACTCAAATTAA
- a CDS encoding SH3 domain-containing protein, with translation METLLEQIYWLWVPLALLPIWLRIAIFTFIVIILMRPVLFHIAPRLIEWMSILLHKAVHYLSYPVMVLFHKFLSKRRNQGNYIIPSWLEGIEELFALLLKTFSKTEMLSKKRTRNKAKWKRTFRLVGIALAILLPLAIVNNPTSSYSQTWDQFDRWMTEEKVQKDLGFDIKDYQGTLLAKVEEVSSKVNTKEYILTDQYKSVGGNVRANPSLDGQIVEDIFQDETVTYMDEQKIDNRGITWLKIETQSGKTGWISSKIVEEK, from the coding sequence GTGGAAACCTTACTAGAGCAAATATACTGGCTATGGGTACCACTTGCCCTGCTACCCATCTGGCTCAGAATTGCCATTTTTACGTTTATCGTCATCATTCTCATGCGGCCGGTTCTCTTTCATATAGCACCAAGGCTAATTGAATGGATGAGCATTCTTTTGCATAAAGCCGTTCATTACCTTTCCTATCCGGTCATGGTTCTGTTTCATAAATTTTTAAGCAAAAGAAGAAACCAGGGGAACTACATCATCCCTTCCTGGCTTGAAGGAATAGAAGAGCTTTTTGCCTTGCTCCTTAAAACATTCAGCAAAACAGAAATGCTCTCAAAAAAACGCACACGAAACAAAGCCAAATGGAAAAGAACATTTCGTCTCGTGGGAATCGCCCTTGCCATTCTATTGCCACTTGCTATCGTCAATAACCCAACAAGCTCCTACTCCCAAACCTGGGATCAATTTGACAGATGGATGACAGAAGAAAAAGTCCAAAAAGACCTAGGCTTTGACATTAAAGACTATCAAGGAACACTTCTGGCAAAAGTGGAAGAAGTAAGTTCAAAGGTGAATACTAAGGAATACATCTTAACCGACCAATACAAAAGCGTCGGCGGTAACGTTCGTGCAAACCCATCACTTGATGGCCAAATCGTGGAAGACATCTTCCAAGACGAAACCGTCACATACATGGACGAACAAAAAATCGACAACCGCGGCATCACATGGCTCAAAATCGAAACCCAATCCGGCAAAACCGGCTGGATCTCATCCAAAATCGTCGAAGAGAAATAG
- a CDS encoding toll/interleukin-1 receptor domain-containing protein: protein MDTPIKVFLSHASANFEKMKEMADYLESLGLICWYAPRNIDKGNNYLVDIVDAIDQVDVVILLHSKEVHHSKFVYREIEYADQMNKLILPILIDDAPIAKELILIVRSMQMTFLHEFPSIPQAIDVLYERMLTYKLEAEQGDVSKDWLQSIGKPILQKSSTGHTATAFLIKDSRLETLRRVYVPVSHFQEVEEQLHKEHLTVLQHTERVGKFSTGINLLLQQEVEQMIEFLPTLSMLDLLNMPFKPKTGYIMDHANLDFFEKSTLTMWEALQDTIQRAGSYFVITTDDSDLPEWLVTKKIERPKDTKLMLVNHAKESGLYTLSESLLEELEPYIEKLVPHEIASIPEKLAKVVDGTLHVEEIIDQLQSQIDVRVKNWFEKNGQSLPLVAQYVTLAILQDVPEKTLMDASKLMEECLKPSWPQGQENVSFLTDEARLSLLNAERISKKVNSDMGYIKIDCIRMKNDEEAEHILIQFWEQFRFERVQFLSWFHTYLAQAKKTVMSTIEHALTSLASHDLPAVRQELLQDWAKHDQTIYRLTTVKILSELIKKDLYVQQIMNLVTSWSSQRNNHALQWTASAAIGSEIGVLLYPKSLKLLQKSFLSNPSALRNMTRQSYTKLFQAGIEQRDYTESFLQHFHSWQQESDQRKYLHFIYSVLRSARYELLSALSADQVQQYLAPFIVEALLDSKSKRLAEEWLTSTVNRYPKKLVPLMLTLLYHDQYAVSERAKLWLKNGMTSTNKQRYAELYENMMEYKGRMTK from the coding sequence ATGGACACACCAATCAAAGTATTTTTAAGTCATGCGAGTGCTAATTTTGAGAAGATGAAGGAAATGGCGGATTATCTTGAAAGCCTCGGGCTTATATGCTGGTATGCACCACGAAATATTGACAAAGGAAACAATTATTTAGTCGATATTGTGGATGCAATCGATCAAGTTGATGTCGTGATTCTCCTTCATTCAAAAGAGGTTCACCACTCCAAATTTGTATACCGGGAGATTGAGTATGCTGATCAAATGAATAAGCTGATTTTGCCTATTTTGATCGATGATGCACCAATTGCAAAAGAACTTATCCTTATTGTTCGCAGTATGCAGATGACGTTTTTACATGAATTTCCATCCATCCCTCAAGCAATAGATGTGCTTTATGAGCGGATGCTGACTTATAAGCTTGAAGCAGAACAGGGAGACGTTTCAAAGGATTGGCTCCAATCAATCGGAAAACCGATCTTGCAAAAAAGTTCAACAGGTCATACAGCTACGGCTTTTCTCATCAAAGATTCCCGGTTAGAAACACTAAGACGTGTGTATGTGCCTGTTAGCCATTTTCAAGAAGTTGAAGAACAGTTGCACAAGGAGCATTTGACTGTTTTACAGCACACTGAACGGGTTGGGAAGTTTTCAACAGGTATCAATTTGCTGCTTCAACAGGAAGTCGAGCAAATGATTGAGTTTCTGCCCACCCTGTCTATGCTGGATTTATTAAACATGCCTTTCAAACCAAAAACCGGGTACATCATGGATCATGCGAATCTTGATTTTTTTGAAAAATCTACCCTTACAATGTGGGAAGCGCTACAGGACACGATTCAGCGGGCTGGTAGTTATTTTGTCATTACAACAGATGATAGTGACCTGCCAGAATGGCTTGTAACAAAAAAAATTGAACGTCCTAAAGATACGAAATTAATGTTGGTTAACCATGCAAAGGAATCAGGTCTTTACACTCTATCAGAATCCTTACTTGAGGAGCTTGAGCCTTATATTGAAAAGCTCGTGCCACACGAGATTGCTAGTATTCCAGAAAAGCTGGCAAAAGTCGTTGACGGCACATTACATGTAGAGGAAATAATTGATCAACTTCAAAGTCAAATAGATGTAAGAGTGAAAAACTGGTTCGAGAAGAACGGTCAATCACTACCACTTGTTGCTCAATATGTCACATTAGCGATTTTACAGGATGTACCGGAAAAAACATTGATGGACGCCTCAAAGCTAATGGAGGAATGTTTGAAACCTTCATGGCCACAAGGACAAGAAAATGTGTCATTCTTAACAGATGAAGCAAGACTCTCCCTTTTAAATGCAGAGCGTATATCAAAAAAGGTAAACTCTGATATGGGATATATTAAGATTGATTGTATTCGAATGAAAAACGATGAAGAAGCTGAACACATATTAATACAGTTTTGGGAACAATTTCGTTTTGAACGAGTTCAGTTTTTGTCATGGTTTCATACGTATCTTGCACAAGCGAAAAAGACAGTTATGTCAACTATAGAACATGCTTTAACGTCACTGGCCTCACATGACCTGCCGGCTGTTCGCCAGGAGCTTCTGCAGGACTGGGCAAAGCATGATCAGACGATATACCGTCTAACAACCGTGAAGATCTTATCGGAACTAATAAAAAAAGATCTGTATGTCCAGCAAATTATGAATCTTGTGACAAGCTGGAGCTCACAGCGAAACAATCATGCTCTGCAATGGACTGCTTCAGCTGCCATCGGGTCTGAGATCGGTGTTCTTTTGTATCCAAAGTCACTAAAGCTTTTACAAAAATCATTTTTATCAAATCCTTCTGCTCTCCGCAATATGACAAGACAAAGCTATACAAAGCTTTTTCAGGCAGGCATAGAGCAGCGTGATTATACAGAATCATTTTTGCAGCATTTTCATAGCTGGCAACAGGAAAGTGATCAGAGAAAGTATCTTCATTTCATTTACTCAGTGCTGCGATCTGCAAGATATGAACTGCTATCCGCTCTATCAGCCGACCAAGTGCAGCAATATCTTGCTCCATTTATTGTCGAAGCGCTGCTAGACAGTAAGAGTAAAAGATTAGCAGAGGAATGGTTAACATCAACTGTAAATCGGTACCCGAAAAAACTAGTACCACTTATGCTCACACTGCTTTATCACGATCAATACGCGGTCAGTGAAAGAGCAAAATTATGGTTAAAAAACGGAATGACAAGCACAAACAAGCAGCGTTATGCCGAACTATATGAAAACATGATGGAATATAAAGGGAGGATGACAAAATGA